In a single window of the Arthrobacter zhangbolii genome:
- the pyk gene encoding pyruvate kinase, whose protein sequence is MRRAKIVATFGPAIASYENTVAVLRAGVNVARMNMSHGDHSVHNATYENVRKASAELGMPVGIFADLQGPKIRLGRFTEEPHFLNVGDTFTITTEDIPGTREICSTTYKGLPGDVKIGDFLLIDDGKVKLRAVDVTSTTVVTQVVVPGNVSNNKGINLPGVAVNVPALSEKDEDDLRWALNRGVDMVALSFVRDAGDIARVHEIMDEEGRRVPVIAKIEKPQAVANLEEIIDAFDSIMVARGDLGVELPLEEVPLVQKNAIELARRWAKPVIVATQVLESMIDNPRPTRAEASDCANAVLDGADAVMLSGETSVGKYAIETVETMARIIESTEEHGLNRVPPLGSKPRTRGGAITRAAVEISDQLDAKYICTFTQSGDSARRLSRLRPSKPVFAFTPVEETYRYMTLFWGVAPMLVEFAEHTDQMTAQVDRTLLEEGLVEDNDLVVIAAGSPPGQAGSTNSLKVHRVGDIADAGQRYEGQERIKEKVGPWPVKDSKKGKAKAI, encoded by the coding sequence ATGAGACGCGCAAAGATTGTTGCCACTTTTGGACCAGCGATCGCCAGCTATGAAAATACCGTAGCGGTTCTTCGCGCGGGCGTGAACGTCGCCCGTATGAACATGAGCCACGGCGACCACTCCGTACACAACGCCACGTATGAGAACGTGCGCAAGGCTTCCGCTGAGCTCGGCATGCCCGTAGGCATCTTCGCCGACCTGCAGGGACCCAAAATCCGGCTCGGCCGGTTCACCGAGGAACCCCACTTCCTGAATGTGGGCGATACGTTCACCATCACCACCGAGGACATTCCCGGTACCCGGGAAATCTGCTCCACCACCTACAAGGGCCTGCCCGGCGACGTCAAGATCGGCGACTTCCTGCTGATCGATGACGGCAAGGTCAAGCTGCGGGCAGTAGACGTTACCTCCACCACCGTGGTTACCCAGGTTGTTGTGCCCGGCAACGTGTCCAACAACAAGGGCATTAACCTGCCCGGCGTTGCCGTGAATGTGCCTGCACTGTCCGAAAAGGATGAGGATGATCTCCGCTGGGCACTGAACCGCGGCGTGGATATGGTTGCCCTCTCCTTCGTGCGCGACGCCGGCGACATTGCCCGCGTGCACGAAATCATGGACGAGGAAGGCCGCCGCGTCCCGGTGATTGCCAAGATCGAGAAGCCGCAGGCCGTGGCAAACCTCGAGGAAATCATCGACGCGTTCGACTCCATCATGGTTGCCCGCGGCGACCTCGGCGTCGAGCTGCCGCTCGAAGAGGTTCCCCTGGTACAGAAGAACGCCATTGAACTGGCCCGCCGCTGGGCCAAGCCGGTGATTGTGGCCACCCAGGTGCTCGAATCGATGATCGACAACCCCCGCCCGACCCGCGCCGAGGCCTCCGACTGCGCCAACGCCGTGCTGGACGGTGCCGACGCCGTAATGCTCTCCGGCGAAACCTCCGTGGGCAAGTACGCCATCGAGACGGTGGAGACCATGGCCCGGATCATCGAGTCCACCGAGGAGCACGGCCTGAACCGTGTTCCGCCGCTGGGTTCCAAGCCGCGCACCCGCGGTGGTGCCATCACGCGTGCCGCCGTCGAAATCTCGGACCAGCTGGACGCCAAGTACATCTGTACCTTCACCCAGTCCGGAGACTCCGCCCGCCGGCTTTCCCGCCTGCGCCCCTCCAAGCCGGTGTTCGCCTTCACCCCCGTGGAGGAAACCTACCGCTACATGACCCTGTTCTGGGGTGTCGCACCCATGCTCGTTGAGTTCGCCGAGCACACCGACCAGATGACCGCCCAGGTGGACCGGACGCTGCTCGAAGAGGGCCTGGTGGAGGACAATGACCTGGTGGTCATCGCCGCCGGTTCGCCTCCCGGACAGGCCGGTTCCACCAACAGCCTCAAGGTGCACCGCGTAGGCGACATCGCCGACGCCGGCCAGCGCTACGAAGGCCAGGAACGGATCAAGGAAAAGGTCGGCCCGTGGCCGGTCAAGGACAGCAAGAAGGGCAAGGCCAAGGCCATCTAG
- a CDS encoding ANTAR domain-containing response regulator, which translates to MNAASSNAPARRVLVAEDETLIRLDIVEILTGEGYDVVGEADNGEKAVQLAKELKPDLVLMDVKMPLMDGITAAEQIVKARIAPVVLLTAFSQKELVERAREAGAMAYVVKPFTPADLIPAIEIALSRHEEIKALEEEVTDLKEQFATRKLVERAKSLLTTKMGLTEPEAFRWIQKTSMDRRLSMREVAETIINQVN; encoded by the coding sequence GTGAATGCCGCGTCCTCCAACGCACCGGCCCGCCGCGTCCTCGTCGCTGAAGATGAGACCCTGATCCGCCTCGACATTGTCGAAATCCTGACCGGCGAGGGGTACGACGTCGTTGGCGAGGCAGACAACGGCGAGAAGGCCGTGCAGCTGGCCAAGGAGCTGAAGCCGGACCTGGTCCTGATGGACGTAAAGATGCCCCTGATGGACGGGATTACCGCAGCCGAGCAGATCGTCAAGGCCCGTATTGCCCCGGTAGTGCTGCTGACTGCCTTCAGCCAGAAGGAACTGGTGGAGCGGGCACGCGAGGCCGGTGCCATGGCCTACGTGGTCAAGCCCTTCACCCCGGCGGACCTGATCCCCGCCATTGAGATTGCCCTGTCCCGCCACGAGGAGATCAAGGCCCTCGAGGAAGAGGTCACGGACCTGAAGGAGCAGTTCGCCACCCGCAAGCTGGTGGAGCGTGCCAAGTCGCTGCTGACCACCAAGATGGGACTGACCGAGCCCGAGGCCTTCCGCTGGATCCAGAAGACCTCCATGGACCGCCGCCTGAGCATGCGCGAGGTTGCCGAGACCATCATCAACCAGGTCAACTGA
- a CDS encoding aspartate/glutamate racemase family protein produces the protein MRILVLNVNTTETMTESIGAEAAAAASPGTEIIPLTPLFGAESVEGNYESYLAAIAVMETVKAYPEPFDAVIQAGYGEHGREGLQELLDVPVVDITEAAAATAMYLGHKYSVVTTLDRTVPLIEDRLKLAGLLDRCASVRASGMSVLGLEENSEAAVRAITEQAMLAVQEDRAEVICLGCGGMAGLKDSIAERTGAPVVDGVAAAVTVAESLVRMGLSTSKVRTYAPGRPKLFRNWPFAAGSLQH, from the coding sequence ATGCGCATTCTTGTGCTGAACGTCAACACCACGGAAACCATGACCGAGTCCATTGGCGCCGAGGCAGCCGCGGCTGCGTCACCCGGGACCGAAATCATTCCGCTGACACCGCTCTTCGGGGCGGAATCCGTGGAAGGAAACTATGAGAGCTATCTGGCCGCCATAGCGGTAATGGAAACCGTAAAGGCCTATCCCGAACCCTTCGACGCCGTGATCCAGGCGGGCTACGGCGAGCATGGCAGGGAGGGGCTGCAGGAACTGCTCGATGTCCCCGTGGTGGACATCACCGAAGCCGCCGCGGCCACGGCCATGTACCTGGGCCACAAATACTCGGTGGTGACCACCCTTGACCGCACTGTTCCGCTGATTGAGGACCGCCTGAAACTGGCCGGACTCCTGGACCGGTGCGCCTCGGTGCGGGCCAGCGGAATGTCGGTCCTTGGTCTCGAGGAGAATTCCGAGGCCGCAGTGCGTGCCATCACGGAGCAGGCCATGCTCGCGGTTCAGGAGGACCGGGCGGAGGTCATCTGCCTGGGCTGCGGCGGCATGGCCGGACTGAAGGACAGTATTGCGGAACGTACGGGTGCACCGGTGGTTGACGGCGTGGCAGCCGCGGTGACCGTTGCAGAGTCCCTGGTCCGGATGGGGCTGAGCACCTCCAAGGTCCGGACCTATGCCCCGGGCCGCCCGAAGCTGTTCCGCAACTGGCCGTTTGCCGCCGGTTCCCTGCAGCACTGA
- a CDS encoding NCS1 family nucleobase:cation symporter-1 — MSHNARSERAKRVPPHLVDPEPGGVGDPAVASLTGTKPEPVPLPPGVSPKLYNADLAPTTRKGRTWHAYSIFTLWANDVHSLGNYAFAIGLFALGLGAWQILLAFALGAVLLFLLLNLSGFMGERTGAPFPVISRIAFGVKGAQIPAVIRGAVAIAWFGIQTYLASVVLRVLILALAPNLAPLDTNSFLGLSTLGWISFVALWVVQVIIVSFGMEMIRKYEAFAGPIILVTMLALAIWMFVEAGGSIAWSTTESLTGGEMWVRIFQSAALWVVIYGTFVLNFCDFTRGAPSERSVVRGNFFGIPINMLFFAVIVIVLAGAQYRIDGTIIESPTDIVNTIPNTFLLVLAALALIILTIAVNLMANFVAPIYTLANLFPRRLNFRRAALVSAVIGLIILPWNLYNSPVVIVYFLGGLGALLGPLFGVIMADYWLVRKGRVNMPDLYSESPDGDYAYTRGVNRKAIIAGTPAAVVALVLALVPAFSLVAGFSWFVGAILAAVIYLIITNRHGTFRAVDGETIAVAPRH, encoded by the coding sequence ATGTCTCACAATGCCCGCAGCGAACGCGCAAAGCGCGTGCCCCCGCATCTGGTGGACCCCGAGCCGGGAGGCGTGGGGGACCCGGCCGTGGCTTCCCTGACGGGAACAAAACCGGAGCCGGTCCCGTTGCCGCCGGGGGTCAGCCCGAAGCTCTACAACGCGGATCTGGCACCCACCACCAGAAAGGGACGGACCTGGCACGCCTACAGCATCTTTACCCTCTGGGCCAATGACGTGCACTCGCTGGGCAACTACGCGTTCGCCATCGGGCTGTTCGCCCTGGGCCTGGGCGCCTGGCAGATCCTGCTGGCCTTTGCGCTTGGGGCAGTGCTGTTGTTCCTGCTGCTGAACCTCTCCGGTTTTATGGGTGAGCGCACCGGCGCCCCCTTCCCGGTCATCAGCCGGATTGCCTTCGGGGTGAAGGGAGCCCAGATTCCCGCAGTTATCCGCGGCGCCGTCGCCATTGCCTGGTTCGGCATCCAGACCTACCTGGCGTCCGTGGTGCTGCGCGTGCTGATCCTCGCGCTGGCCCCGAACCTGGCGCCGCTGGACACCAATTCCTTCCTGGGACTCTCCACGCTGGGCTGGATCTCCTTTGTGGCCCTGTGGGTGGTGCAGGTGATCATTGTCAGTTTCGGGATGGAAATGATCCGCAAGTATGAAGCATTTGCCGGGCCGATCATCCTGGTCACCATGCTGGCCCTGGCCATCTGGATGTTCGTGGAAGCCGGCGGGTCCATCGCCTGGTCCACCACCGAGTCCCTGACCGGCGGCGAAATGTGGGTCCGGATTTTCCAGTCGGCAGCTTTGTGGGTGGTTATTTACGGAACCTTTGTCCTGAACTTCTGCGACTTCACCCGCGGCGCCCCTTCCGAACGCTCGGTGGTGCGCGGCAACTTCTTCGGCATCCCGATCAACATGCTCTTTTTTGCCGTCATCGTAATTGTCCTGGCCGGTGCCCAATACCGGATCGACGGGACCATCATCGAATCCCCCACCGACATTGTGAACACCATCCCCAACACGTTCCTGCTGGTGCTTGCGGCCCTTGCACTGATCATCCTGACCATCGCGGTGAACCTGATGGCCAACTTCGTCGCCCCCATCTATACCCTGGCCAACCTCTTCCCGCGCCGGCTGAACTTCCGCCGGGCCGCCCTGGTGTCGGCAGTCATCGGGCTGATCATCCTGCCGTGGAACCTGTACAACTCCCCCGTGGTGATTGTGTACTTCCTGGGCGGACTGGGCGCGCTGCTGGGCCCCCTGTTCGGTGTCATTATGGCCGACTACTGGCTGGTGCGTAAGGGCAGGGTAAACATGCCCGATCTCTATTCGGAGTCCCCCGACGGCGACTATGCCTACACCCGCGGGGTAAACCGCAAGGCGATCATCGCGGGCACGCCGGCCGCCGTCGTCGCACTGGTCCTGGCGCTGGTTCCCGCGTTCAGCCTGGTGGCCGGGTTCTCCTGGTTTGTCGGAGCCATCCTGGCAGCGGTCATCTACCTCATCATCACCAATCGGCACGGGACCTTCCGGGCTGTCGACGGCGAGACTATCGCCGTCGCCCCCAGACACTAA
- a CDS encoding NUDIX domain-containing protein: MTDRFRVVPASYLILPRGDRILLQLRQGTGYMDGYWATAAAGHVEAGESAAAAAAREAREELGISVAPDDVVPLTAMHRTNGGGQAVDERVDFFFTCTRWSGEPRIMEPGKAAKLEWFALDDLPAAVVPHERFVLERLRADVPPVVTFGFEPA, translated from the coding sequence GTGACCGACCGGTTCCGTGTAGTGCCAGCCAGCTATCTGATTCTTCCGCGGGGGGATCGGATCCTGCTGCAGCTCCGGCAGGGCACCGGATACATGGACGGCTATTGGGCAACCGCCGCTGCCGGGCATGTGGAAGCGGGGGAGTCCGCGGCAGCCGCCGCAGCCCGGGAGGCGCGCGAGGAGTTGGGCATCTCCGTAGCGCCCGACGACGTCGTGCCACTCACTGCCATGCACCGCACCAACGGAGGCGGTCAGGCTGTGGACGAACGGGTGGACTTCTTCTTCACCTGCACCCGCTGGAGCGGTGAACCGCGCATCATGGAGCCCGGCAAGGCGGCGAAGCTGGAGTGGTTTGCCCTCGACGACCTGCCCGCCGCCGTCGTTCCCCACGAACGTTTTGTCCTGGAGCGGCTGCGCGCGGACGTGCCGCCGGTTGTCACCTTCGGGTTCGAGCCCGCATGA
- a CDS encoding NUDIX domain-containing protein, whose product MITSAGILLYRRRQDGLQVWIGHMGGPFWARKDTHAWSIPKGEYLPEEDPLTAALREFSEEMGTPAPAAEYELLGSFRQSAKKAITVFTAESDFDPERIASNTFALEWPKGSGRIREYPEIDDASWFSPAVARTKLVKGQIQVLEALLQRLVEQEP is encoded by the coding sequence ATGATCACCAGTGCCGGCATCCTGCTGTACCGGCGGCGGCAGGATGGCCTGCAGGTCTGGATAGGTCACATGGGCGGACCGTTCTGGGCCCGGAAGGATACGCATGCCTGGTCTATCCCCAAGGGTGAATACCTGCCGGAGGAGGATCCCCTGACCGCAGCGCTTAGGGAATTCAGTGAGGAAATGGGCACGCCCGCTCCCGCCGCGGAGTATGAACTGCTGGGCAGTTTCCGCCAGTCCGCGAAAAAGGCCATCACGGTTTTCACTGCTGAATCGGACTTTGATCCGGAGCGGATAGCGAGCAATACCTTCGCCCTGGAATGGCCGAAAGGCTCGGGCCGGATCCGTGAGTACCCCGAGATTGACGACGCCAGCTGGTTTTCCCCTGCGGTGGCGCGCACCAAACTGGTCAAAGGCCAGATCCAGGTGCTCGAGGCCCTTCTGCAGCGGCTGGTGGAGCAGGAACCGTAG
- a CDS encoding MerR family transcriptional regulator: MERKRMDWSIKEVAKLVGTTSRTLRHYDSIGLLPPTRVGSNGYRRYGRDALVRLQRILLLRDLGLSLPQIRKILDGEQDDSAALTRHLRHLQAERDRLQTQINAVRSTLAALQKGEDIMAEKMFEGFDHTQYREEVEERWGPDAYAASDRWWASLDEARKQGFQAEHAALQDAWDTAQRQGLAPDSPQVQELAQRHAAWIAAGSGKRQADPRMLEGLADMYAADERFAVHYTREFADGARYVRDALRTYARGLAG, translated from the coding sequence ATGGAAAGGAAACGCATGGACTGGTCCATCAAGGAGGTGGCGAAGCTGGTCGGGACTACGTCCCGCACGCTGCGCCATTACGACAGCATCGGGCTGCTGCCACCCACGCGTGTGGGAAGCAACGGGTACCGCCGGTATGGCCGGGACGCCCTGGTGCGGTTGCAGCGCATTCTGCTGCTACGCGACCTCGGCCTGTCATTGCCGCAGATCAGGAAGATCCTTGACGGTGAACAGGACGACTCAGCGGCCCTGACCCGGCACCTGCGCCATCTGCAGGCTGAACGGGACCGGCTGCAGACACAAATCAACGCTGTCCGCTCCACGCTGGCAGCACTCCAAAAAGGAGAGGACATCATGGCAGAGAAGATGTTTGAAGGTTTTGACCACACGCAGTATCGGGAGGAGGTGGAGGAACGCTGGGGCCCGGATGCCTATGCCGCATCGGATCGCTGGTGGGCTTCGCTCGATGAGGCGCGGAAACAAGGCTTCCAGGCCGAGCACGCCGCGCTCCAGGACGCCTGGGACACAGCCCAGCGCCAGGGACTGGCACCGGACAGCCCCCAGGTGCAGGAGCTAGCGCAGCGGCACGCGGCCTGGATTGCCGCTGGCTCCGGCAAGCGGCAGGCCGACCCGCGAATGCTCGAAGGGCTGGCGGACATGTACGCCGCTGACGAGCGGTTCGCGGTCCACTACACCCGCGAATTTGCAGACGGCGCCCGGTATGTCCGGGACGCCCTGCGTACCTATGCGCGGGGACTCGCCGGCTAA
- a CDS encoding zinc-binding dehydrogenase, which translates to MKAWQFTGTNKPLELNEVPEPHAGPGQVVVEVKAAGVCHSDVTALDDPGWMPLFFQLPRTMGHENAGVIVEVGEGMEHWKVGDRVGLAPVMSDGDALGYGKWDGGFGPKLLATDDNLVKLPDEVPFDLAAMATDAGLTAYHAIMAVGGAKAGMKVGVIGLGGLGYIGARVAVLAGAEVYGADINPQTRDLAEEIGLAGVAESITEFKDKNLDLIVDYAGFGSTTAGAVETLAEYGTLVQVGMGRLEANISTYPLIINQLTIKGSKSGTKEDLEALYELMKSGKLNPPMNIIEQKDIPDAIDKLRAGGVVGRFIAKY; encoded by the coding sequence ATGAAGGCATGGCAGTTTACCGGGACCAACAAGCCGCTGGAACTCAACGAGGTTCCTGAGCCGCACGCCGGGCCAGGGCAGGTTGTGGTGGAGGTAAAAGCGGCAGGAGTCTGCCACTCAGATGTGACTGCACTGGATGATCCGGGCTGGATGCCGTTGTTCTTCCAGCTGCCCCGCACCATGGGCCATGAGAATGCCGGCGTGATTGTCGAAGTCGGCGAGGGCATGGAGCACTGGAAGGTCGGGGACCGGGTAGGCCTGGCACCGGTGATGAGCGACGGAGATGCCCTCGGCTACGGAAAGTGGGACGGCGGCTTCGGTCCGAAGCTGCTCGCCACGGACGACAACCTGGTCAAACTCCCGGATGAAGTCCCCTTTGACCTGGCCGCCATGGCCACCGACGCCGGACTTACCGCCTACCACGCCATCATGGCCGTAGGCGGAGCGAAGGCCGGAATGAAGGTGGGCGTGATTGGCCTGGGCGGTCTGGGATACATCGGCGCCCGGGTGGCAGTGCTGGCCGGTGCCGAGGTCTACGGCGCCGACATCAACCCGCAAACCCGCGACCTGGCCGAGGAGATTGGGCTGGCCGGCGTTGCCGAATCGATTACCGAGTTCAAGGACAAAAACCTGGACCTGATCGTGGATTATGCCGGTTTTGGCAGCACGACGGCTGGGGCGGTGGAGACGCTGGCGGAGTACGGCACCCTGGTGCAGGTGGGAATGGGCAGGCTGGAAGCGAACATCAGCACCTATCCGCTCATCATCAACCAGCTCACCATCAAGGGCTCCAAGTCCGGCACCAAGGAGGACCTCGAAGCGCTGTACGAGCTGATGAAGTCCGGGAAACTGAACCCGCCGATGAACATCATTGAGCAGAAGGACATTCCCGACGCGATCGACAAGCTGCGGGCCGGCGGAGTAGTCGGCCGCTTCATCGCCAAGTACTAG
- a CDS encoding YhgE/Pip domain-containing protein, translated as MPAHSAQPDQSGTPSPQTRRGAAPSTAGVYLSPRMWLLPLLVLLLLGGAGTALYIGGLGSPGNHLKHFPVAVVNQDSGTQTPAGSENLGQNITDEMVKGFSSNDEIDLRVLSWEEAQEQMGKGQIHGAVVIPESFSANATALVSGSLSDTQVTRPDITVYTNPLAGPLASSLATSALDPAVEQANKALGEQLTASAREAQGQAQAELQGELARLGADLPPQLQQQVAPKVDGTSSDLLAEPISVTRDVYNPPPEGAALGMGAFFYSVLLMVVGLSGTVAIHFLVDARLGVAPVELGPRFSLGPPLQPARWKTYLLKWGLVVLGGLPTAGLMMWVASAVGMPIPNGGWFFLTTWLSIVTVSAVTMALITLFGSAGMILSLIYVVFMGLPAASGVVPLEALPGFFTFIARGEPLYQMTMANRAVLYFNADADAGVQSGVIGMLVIMVIAVALAMIFAAVYDRMFGYRALRAAAPA; from the coding sequence ATGCCCGCACATTCAGCGCAACCGGATCAGTCCGGAACCCCTTCGCCGCAGACCCGCCGGGGTGCGGCGCCGTCCACGGCAGGGGTGTACCTCTCACCGCGTATGTGGCTGCTGCCGCTGCTGGTCCTCCTGCTGCTCGGCGGGGCGGGCACCGCCCTGTATATCGGCGGCCTGGGCAGCCCGGGAAACCACCTCAAACACTTCCCCGTTGCCGTCGTGAACCAGGACAGCGGGACGCAGACGCCTGCCGGCAGCGAGAACCTGGGGCAGAACATTACCGACGAAATGGTGAAGGGGTTCAGCAGCAACGACGAGATTGACCTGCGGGTCCTGTCCTGGGAAGAGGCGCAGGAGCAAATGGGCAAGGGGCAGATCCACGGTGCGGTGGTAATCCCGGAATCCTTCTCCGCAAATGCCACCGCACTGGTCAGCGGCTCACTCAGCGACACGCAGGTCACGCGGCCGGACATCACCGTCTACACCAACCCCCTGGCAGGACCGCTGGCAAGCAGCCTCGCCACCTCTGCCCTGGACCCGGCCGTGGAACAGGCCAACAAGGCCCTGGGCGAACAGCTGACCGCTTCGGCACGCGAAGCCCAGGGACAGGCACAGGCAGAACTCCAGGGCGAGCTGGCACGGCTGGGAGCGGACCTGCCGCCCCAGCTGCAGCAGCAGGTGGCGCCGAAGGTTGACGGTACGTCCTCCGACCTGCTGGCGGAGCCCATTTCCGTTACCCGGGACGTTTACAACCCGCCGCCGGAAGGGGCGGCCCTGGGCATGGGCGCCTTCTTCTACTCCGTGCTCCTGATGGTCGTGGGACTGAGCGGTACCGTGGCCATCCACTTCCTGGTGGACGCCCGGCTGGGGGTGGCGCCGGTGGAACTTGGGCCCCGCTTCTCCCTGGGCCCGCCACTGCAGCCCGCCCGCTGGAAGACCTATCTGCTCAAATGGGGCCTGGTGGTCCTGGGCGGGCTGCCCACCGCCGGCCTGATGATGTGGGTGGCCTCCGCCGTCGGCATGCCGATACCGAACGGCGGCTGGTTCTTCCTCACCACGTGGCTGTCCATTGTCACCGTGTCGGCGGTAACCATGGCCCTGATTACGCTCTTTGGCAGCGCCGGGATGATCCTGTCCCTGATCTACGTGGTGTTTATGGGCCTGCCTGCGGCCAGCGGCGTGGTGCCGCTGGAGGCGCTGCCCGGATTCTTCACGTTCATTGCCCGCGGCGAACCGCTGTACCAGATGACCATGGCCAACCGGGCGGTGCTCTATTTCAACGCCGACGCCGACGCCGGGGTGCAGAGCGGGGTGATCGGCATGCTCGTCATCATGGTGATTGCCGTGGCCCTGGCGATGATCTTCGCCGCTGTCTATGACCGGATGTTCGGATACAGGGCACTGCGGGCAGCTGCCCCCGCCTAG
- a CDS encoding TetR/AcrR family transcriptional regulator → MGQHGEKARGALLDAAEELFAVNGIDAVSNRRVAEHAGTANHSAVAYHFGSRDELLRILSTRHLQETNRRRTELLRSLPADAALPDLLAAMILPWVEHLASLPVPSWRARFVSQIRNVPSVHAVSTDAAAASPAMEELVRRTHAAAGNVTPSVLYGRSSILGGMVLSVCADYEARVQDGVEEPNWTGVGYFLIDACAGMLAAPVTHPGDFLAQPSSVYLL, encoded by the coding sequence ATGGGACAGCATGGGGAAAAGGCGCGCGGGGCACTGCTGGATGCCGCCGAGGAACTGTTCGCCGTCAACGGGATCGATGCCGTCTCCAACCGCCGGGTCGCCGAGCATGCGGGCACCGCCAACCACTCCGCTGTCGCCTACCACTTCGGCAGCCGCGACGAGTTGCTGCGGATCCTTTCGACGCGCCATCTGCAGGAAACCAACCGCCGTCGAACCGAATTGCTTCGTTCCCTGCCGGCGGATGCCGCCCTCCCGGACCTGCTGGCGGCCATGATCCTTCCGTGGGTGGAGCACCTGGCATCGCTGCCCGTGCCGAGCTGGCGGGCACGCTTTGTATCCCAGATCAGAAACGTCCCTTCGGTGCACGCGGTCAGTACCGACGCCGCGGCGGCCAGCCCCGCCATGGAGGAACTCGTCCGCCGCACCCACGCTGCCGCGGGCAACGTCACTCCCTCGGTGCTGTACGGCCGTTCCTCCATCCTCGGCGGCATGGTCCTCAGTGTCTGCGCGGATTATGAAGCGCGCGTCCAGGACGGCGTCGAAGAGCCCAACTGGACCGGCGTCGGCTATTTCCTGATTGACGCCTGCGCCGGGATGCTGGCCGCCCCGGTCACCCACCCCGGGGACTTCCTGGCCCAGCCGTCCTCGGTCTACCTGCTCTGA